From Candidatus Cloacimonadota bacterium, one genomic window encodes:
- a CDS encoding SO_0444 family Cu/Zn efflux transporter: MNILIGVLKEIWFLLSEMAPYLLFGFFIAGMLNVVIPKNKLYTHLSGRSFLATLKASIFGVPLPLCSCGVIPVAAYIRKEGAGKGATVSFLSSTPTTGVDSILATYSLLGPVFAIIRPVAAFFAGIFSGTVTNLLDKDRDPKMINEGFSCNICSDTKPHSHRLWEKIASAFRYGFFDLVEDVSKWIIIGILIGSLISFVIPNAFVERYLSNPLLAYPIMLLISIPMYICATGSIPIAASLILKGMTPGAGLVFLIAGPATNAATISFVGGKLGKKSLFSFLLSIIVTGLLFGLILDHIWFLSSNNISLFSGGMKMLPKWLKTVSALILIILILKAVLIKIISNKKISIKEENMKNIYKVPDMNCKHCVISIKNSVSKIDGVKNVDISLSDKLVHINGEYNENEVIEAIKNAGYSIEENK, translated from the coding sequence ATGAACATCTTAATAGGTGTTTTAAAAGAAATCTGGTTCCTCCTTTCCGAGATGGCACCTTATCTGCTATTCGGTTTTTTTATTGCAGGTATGCTGAATGTTGTAATTCCGAAAAATAAACTCTATACACATCTCTCTGGACGGTCATTTCTTGCAACACTGAAAGCATCTATTTTCGGAGTTCCCCTCCCTCTTTGCTCGTGCGGTGTAATCCCTGTTGCTGCATATATCAGAAAAGAAGGTGCTGGAAAGGGTGCTACAGTCTCGTTCCTGTCATCAACTCCGACAACCGGGGTGGATTCAATTCTTGCAACCTATTCACTTCTGGGACCTGTATTTGCAATTATCAGACCAGTTGCTGCATTTTTTGCAGGAATCTTCAGCGGAACAGTCACGAATCTTCTTGATAAAGACAGAGATCCAAAGATGATTAATGAAGGATTCTCATGCAACATATGTAGTGATACTAAACCACATAGTCATCGTTTATGGGAGAAAATTGCTTCAGCATTCAGATATGGATTTTTTGATCTTGTCGAAGATGTTAGCAAATGGATCATAATCGGTATCCTGATCGGAAGTCTTATCTCATTTGTTATACCAAATGCTTTTGTTGAACGCTACCTCAGTAATCCTCTTCTCGCGTATCCGATCATGCTTCTGATCTCAATCCCGATGTACATCTGCGCGACCGGCTCGATCCCGATTGCTGCATCTCTGATTCTCAAGGGAATGACTCCCGGAGCTGGTTTGGTATTTCTGATCGCAGGACCTGCAACAAATGCTGCAACAATAAGTTTTGTTGGCGGGAAACTTGGGAAAAAGTCACTTTTTTCATTCTTGCTTTCAATTATTGTAACCGGATTACTTTTCGGCCTTATTCTCGACCATATCTGGTTTCTTTCCAGCAATAATATTTCACTTTTCAGCGGTGGTATGAAAATGCTCCCCAAATGGCTTAAAACTGTATCCGCTCTGATATTAATCATATTAATTTTGAAAGCAGTTTTGATAAAAATCATTTCTAATAAGAAAATCTCTATCAAAGAAGAAAACATGAAAAATATATATAAAGTACCGGACATGAATTGTAAACATTGTGTCATTTCCATCAAAAATTCAGTATCTAAAATTGATGGTGTAAAAAATGTTGACATCTCTCTCTCTGATAAGCTCGTTCATATCAATGGTGAATATAATGAAAATGAAGTCATTGAGGCTATTAAAAATGCTGGTTATTCAATCGAAGAAAATAAATAA
- a CDS encoding rubredoxin, with protein MKKYQCSVCGYIYDPKVGDPDSGIEPGTPFEDIPDDWVCPVCGVDKDMFVEI; from the coding sequence ATGAAAAAATACCAATGCAGCGTATGTGGTTATATTTATGACCCGAAAGTTGGCGATCCCGATTCAGGCATCGAACCCGGAACTCCCTTTGAAGACATTCCGGATGATTGGGTCTGCCCTGTTTGTGGTGTTGATAAAGACATGTTTGTAGAAATTTAG
- a CDS encoding FprA family A-type flavoprotein, which yields MGFQKIKEEVFYVGVQDWDRRTFDELIPLPGGTSYNAYVIRGSEKTALIDAVDPPKIEMLLSNLRQLGISKLDYIISNHAEQDHSGGIPYLLEMYHDAVVVTNSKCKTFLQDLLHIPDEKFLEINHEDTLSLGDRTLKFLLAAWVHWPETMFTYLEENAILFSGDLFGSHLASSELFVRDEAKVYFAAKRYFAEIMMPFRTNIQKHMQKLKDLDIKIIAPTHGQVYDNPEFILEQYEEWTSNHVDNKVLIPYISMHGSVERMVNYLVEKLTDHGITVIPFNISVTDIGEFAMELVDAATVVVASSTVHVGPHPKMVYATYLTNMLRPKAKFASIIGSFGWGSRMVDNIKNILTNFKGELLEPVISKGFPDEEVFQELDKLADAIAQKHKEIH from the coding sequence ATGGGTTTCCAGAAAATCAAAGAAGAAGTATTTTATGTAGGTGTTCAGGATTGGGATAGGCGCACCTTCGATGAGCTTATCCCTCTTCCTGGAGGTACAAGCTATAACGCTTACGTAATACGTGGCAGCGAGAAAACAGCACTCATCGATGCGGTTGATCCACCCAAGATCGAGATGCTCCTTTCAAACCTACGACAACTCGGCATATCAAAGCTGGACTATATTATATCAAATCATGCAGAACAGGATCATTCCGGAGGTATTCCTTACCTTCTTGAAATGTATCATGATGCAGTCGTTGTTACCAATTCAAAATGCAAAACATTCTTACAGGATCTTCTCCACATTCCAGATGAAAAATTTCTAGAAATTAATCATGAAGATACACTTTCTCTTGGTGATAGAACTCTGAAATTTCTGCTGGCGGCTTGGGTGCACTGGCCAGAAACAATGTTCACTTATCTTGAGGAGAATGCGATTCTCTTTTCGGGTGATCTATTTGGTTCACACCTGGCTTCAAGTGAGCTTTTTGTTCGGGATGAAGCAAAGGTCTATTTTGCTGCAAAGCGCTATTTCGCAGAGATAATGATGCCCTTCAGAACGAATATTCAGAAACATATGCAGAAGCTCAAAGATCTCGACATCAAGATAATTGCACCAACACATGGGCAGGTCTATGATAATCCCGAATTCATCCTCGAGCAATACGAAGAGTGGACGTCTAATCATGTTGATAACAAGGTGCTGATACCTTATATCTCGATGCATGGAAGTGTTGAGAGAATGGTGAATTATCTTGTTGAAAAATTGACAGATCACGGGATCACTGTCATCCCATTCAATATTTCTGTTACCGATATTGGAGAATTCGCAATGGAGCTTGTCGATGCCGCAACAGTAGTAGTCGCCTCATCCACCGTTCATGTCGGTCCTCACCCCAAAATGGTGTATGCAACATATCTGACCAACATGCTTAGACCGAAAGCAAAATTCGCCTCAATCATCGGCTCATTTGGATGGGGTTCACGAATGGTTGATAATATAAAGAACATCTTAACGAATTTCAAAGGTGAACTTCTTGAACCCGTCATAAGTAAAGGATTTCCCGATGAAGAAGTCTTTCAAGAACTTGATAAACTTGCCGATGCAATAGCACAAAAACATAAAGAAATACATTAA
- a CDS encoding ferritin family protein, with protein sequence MNIFDVTEIYQFAVQIEENGEKFYRAMVEKFDDPKVKELFDFLAIEEVRHEKVFKEMLAKIEDYNPQESYPGEYFDYLHAYADNLVFTIDKIDEGIESVNTVDEALQFAIGKELDTILYYHEMRNVVPKHQQKLVDDIIDEERKHVVQLTEMKRQLGK encoded by the coding sequence ATGAATATATTCGACGTTACCGAAATTTATCAATTCGCTGTTCAAATCGAAGAAAATGGAGAAAAATTCTACCGAGCAATGGTAGAGAAATTTGATGACCCAAAAGTGAAAGAACTCTTTGACTTTCTCGCAATCGAGGAAGTCCGACATGAAAAAGTATTCAAAGAGATGCTCGCTAAGATCGAGGACTACAATCCCCAGGAGAGTTATCCAGGCGAGTATTTCGACTATCTTCATGCGTATGCAGACAATCTTGTTTTCACGATCGATAAGATCGATGAGGGCATTGAGAGTGTTAACACCGTTGATGAAGCACTTCAGTTCGCCATTGGCAAAGAACTGGATACCATTCTCTACTATCATGAGATGAGAAATGTTGTGCCGAAACATCAGCAAAAATTAGTTGATGACATCATAGACGAAGAGCGCAAGCATGTTGTGCAACTTACCGAAATGAAGCGTCAACTCGGAAAATAA
- a CDS encoding ferritin family protein, producing MDIESYSKKDLFLTALKSEMDSKNVYNSLAQSVKNFMLKDKLEFLAVEEQKHYDFFKILWEEAFPDEDIALPNENPVPLPEIEFDPEDIRFSDVFQQAMDAEKAAHYFYLSLANRFKMDEELSRRLKYIASMEMGHYRLLEIEKQQAEEFEMYDEEFEMMHVGP from the coding sequence ATGGATATCGAAAGCTATTCAAAAAAAGACCTTTTCCTCACTGCATTGAAAAGTGAAATGGACAGTAAAAATGTCTATAACTCCCTTGCACAATCAGTGAAGAATTTCATGCTCAAAGATAAACTCGAGTTCCTCGCTGTCGAGGAGCAGAAGCATTATGACTTTTTCAAGATACTCTGGGAGGAAGCATTCCCAGATGAGGATATTGCTCTTCCGAACGAGAATCCAGTTCCGCTTCCAGAGATCGAATTCGATCCTGAGGACATCCGGTTCAGCGATGTTTTCCAGCAGGCAATGGATGCAGAAAAAGCAGCTCATTATTTCTATCTGTCGCTGGCAAATCGCTTCAAGATGGATGAAGAACTCTCCCGACGACTTAAGTATATTGCTTCGATGGAGATGGGACACTATCGTCTTCTTGAAATCGAAAAACAGCAGGCTGAAGAATTCGAGATGTATGATGAAGAATTCGAAATGATGCATGTAGGTCCGTAA
- a CDS encoding desulfoferrodoxin, producing the protein MTKLMEIYKCEKCGNIVEMVHGGPGELVCCGVPMKKMTENTVDAATEKHVPVVEEIEEGIRVKVGSVPHPMTDQHYIEWIEVKNGPWVNRKHLTPEDKPEAEFYVKMQDGLEVREYCNIHGLWKKE; encoded by the coding sequence ATGACTAAACTCATGGAAATATACAAATGTGAAAAATGTGGAAACATTGTTGAAATGGTTCATGGTGGACCCGGTGAGCTTGTGTGCTGCGGTGTTCCTATGAAGAAAATGACCGAAAATACCGTGGATGCAGCAACAGAAAAACACGTTCCTGTTGTCGAGGAAATTGAAGAAGGTATCCGTGTCAAAGTCGGTTCTGTTCCTCATCCTATGACAGATCAGCATTACATCGAATGGATCGAAGTGAAGAACGGTCCCTGGGTAAACAGGAAGCATCTTACCCCAGAAGATAAGCCAGAAGCGGAATTCTATGTAAAAATGCAGGATGGACTCGAAGTCCGCGAATACTGCAATATCCATGGATTGTGGAAAAAAGAATAA
- a CDS encoding ferritin — protein sequence MISKKMTDALNLQINKELYSAYLYLAMSAHAEDIGLKGFANWFFIQIQEEMSHAQKIYNYVFEQNQKVVLDEIKKPPADFKSPMDMFQKTLEHEQFVTKSINELVYLAKQEKDYATEIFLQWFVTEQIEEEGNDNEIIDKLRYIGDNGNGLLMLDKELGARTFVAPAAPSE from the coding sequence ATGATAAGCAAAAAAATGACGGATGCACTAAATCTTCAGATCAATAAAGAACTCTATTCCGCATACCTTTACCTTGCCATGTCCGCTCATGCAGAGGATATCGGTTTGAAGGGATTTGCAAACTGGTTCTTTATACAGATTCAGGAAGAGATGAGTCATGCTCAAAAGATCTATAACTATGTCTTTGAACAGAATCAAAAAGTGGTTCTCGATGAAATCAAGAAGCCACCTGCTGATTTCAAGTCACCAATGGATATGTTCCAGAAAACTCTGGAACACGAACAGTTTGTAACTAAAAGTATCAATGAGCTTGTTTATCTTGCAAAGCAAGAAAAAGATTATGCAACCGAGATCTTCCTGCAGTGGTTTGTCACAGAACAGATCGAAGAAGAAGGTAATGATAACGAGATCATTGATAAGTTGAGATATATCGGTGATAATGGCAACGGGCTTCTGATGCTGGACAAAGAGCTTGGAGCGCGAACCTTTGTCGCTCCTGCAGCTCCATCTGAGTAA
- a CDS encoding cupin domain-containing protein, whose translation MRHWRCQVCGHIFRGTESPDVCPHCSAPQEMFHAITDENEHAHLSTHQKVEHSDKIEIRPFFGNFDHLAPYMYTMPAGAKINPQKHPYEEMLYVIKGCINLHIGKHQFVANAGDALQIKKEVIHFIENIGNESSIILAVKGSKNK comes from the coding sequence ATGAGACACTGGCGCTGCCAAGTTTGCGGACACATATTCAGGGGAACAGAGTCCCCTGATGTGTGCCCACATTGCTCTGCTCCTCAGGAGATGTTCCATGCCATCACCGATGAGAACGAGCATGCACATTTATCGACTCATCAGAAAGTTGAACATTCAGATAAAATTGAGATAAGACCCTTCTTTGGAAATTTTGACCATCTTGCACCTTACATGTATACGATGCCGGCTGGTGCAAAGATAAATCCGCAAAAACATCCTTACGAAGAGATGCTGTATGTCATCAAAGGGTGTATCAATTTACATATCGGAAAACATCAATTTGTAGCCAATGCTGGTGATGCACTTCAGATAAAAAAAGAGGTAATTCATTTTATTGAAAATATCGGCAATGAATCATCAATTATACTTGCCGTGAAAGGATCAAAAAATAAATGA
- a CDS encoding rubrerythrin family protein, whose protein sequence is MKELKGTQTEKNLLAAFAGESQARNRYDFFAKQAKKEGYEQIAGIFEETALNEKEHAKRLFKFLEGGEVEITAAYPAGKIGTTVENLTESAAGENYEHTIMYPEFADIAEQEGFKEIASAFRHIGKAEIQHEKRYLGLLKNIEDGTVFKKDKVIKWKCRNCGYVHEGTQPPEKCPACAHPKAYFEVKCENW, encoded by the coding sequence ATGAAAGAACTCAAAGGAACACAAACAGAAAAAAACCTTCTTGCTGCCTTTGCAGGAGAGTCACAAGCTCGTAACAGATATGATTTTTTTGCAAAGCAGGCAAAGAAAGAGGGTTACGAACAAATAGCAGGCATATTTGAAGAAACTGCGCTTAATGAAAAGGAGCATGCAAAAAGGTTGTTCAAGTTCCTCGAAGGCGGTGAAGTTGAAATAACTGCTGCCTACCCAGCCGGTAAAATCGGTACAACCGTTGAAAATTTAACTGAATCTGCTGCTGGTGAGAACTATGAACATACGATCATGTATCCTGAATTCGCAGATATTGCAGAACAGGAAGGATTCAAAGAAATCGCTTCCGCATTCCGACACATCGGCAAAGCCGAGATTCAGCATGAAAAGCGTTATCTCGGATTACTGAAAAATATTGAAGATGGAACTGTTTTCAAAAAGGACAAAGTGATCAAATGGAAATGCCGAAATTGCGGATACGTACATGAAGGCACACAACCTCCGGAAAAATGTCCTGCTTGTGCTCATCCCAAAGCATACTTTGAAGTAAAATGTGAAAATTGGTAA